From the Calorimonas adulescens genome, one window contains:
- the atpB gene encoding F0F1 ATP synthase subunit A, which produces MDFGPKILFVIPLLGGIPVTDSVVVSWFIVAFLGIIFYMGGRHLKNIPEGMQNVLEIILDFISSFVTDVTGPKGEVIIPYIGTVALYLIIANVIGAFGISPPTRDINIAASLAVLTIIYVIYSSIKARGFKGWLKSFTEPLGIILPFKILDIFTRPLSLAVRLFGNIMAGFIIMELVKDFVPVLVPSFLSLYFDFFDGLIQAVVFSLLTVMYVHEGMEKMED; this is translated from the coding sequence ATGGATTTTGGTCCTAAGATACTTTTTGTAATACCTCTATTAGGAGGTATACCTGTAACTGATTCAGTAGTTGTAAGCTGGTTTATAGTAGCATTTCTGGGTATAATATTCTACATGGGAGGTAGACATCTTAAGAATATACCTGAGGGTATGCAGAATGTGCTGGAGATCATCCTTGACTTTATAAGTTCTTTTGTTACTGATGTTACAGGACCAAAAGGAGAGGTTATTATTCCGTATATCGGGACAGTAGCCCTCTATCTTATTATTGCTAATGTAATTGGTGCTTTTGGTATAAGTCCACCTACAAGGGATATAAATATTGCAGCCAGCCTTGCTGTGTTGACCATTATCTATGTGATCTACTCCAGCATCAAGGCAAGAGGATTTAAGGGATGGCTTAAGAGTTTTACCGAGCCACTCGGCATAATTTTGCCATTTAAAATATTGGACATCTTCACAAGGCCTCTATCCCTTGCAGTCCGACTTTTTGGAAATATCATGGCAGGTTTTATTATAATGGAATTGGTAAAGGATTTCGTTCCTGTCCTTGTTCCGTCATTCCTGAGCCTGTATTTTGACTTTTTTGATGGCCTCATACAGGCGGTAGTATTTTCGCTTCTAACAGTTATGTATGTGCATGAAGGAATGGAAAAGATGGAAGATTAA
- the atpE gene encoding ATP synthase F0 subunit C, whose protein sequence is MSVAMAAGIAALSVIGAGLGIGVATSKAVEAVARQPEASNKITTIFLLGAALAEATAIYGLLIAILIIFFLK, encoded by the coding sequence ATGTCTGTAGCAATGGCAGCTGGAATAGCAGCTTTATCAGTAATTGGAGCCGGTCTTGGAATAGGTGTAGCCACATCAAAGGCAGTAGAGGCAGTGGCAAGACAGCCAGAGGCCTCCAACAAGATTACTACTATCTTTTTGCTTGGTGCGGCCCTCGCAGAGGCGACAGCTATTTATGGCCTATTGATCGCCATCCTGATAATTTTCTTCTTGAAATAG
- the atpF gene encoding F0F1 ATP synthase subunit B codes for MLSINLWTWVWNIINIIILYMLFKYFLYKPMTKFLKDRSEKIKKMQEDARLDREEAERIKKELESSLKETKEKTQQLIKEAQDRANGVYDEIVARAREEASNIIEEGHKEALADRERMIKELKADIMDMVIDTTYKVMAVKLNEEEDKRLISSMLEEVMSNGGK; via the coding sequence ATGCTAAGTATAAATCTCTGGACATGGGTATGGAACATAATAAACATCATAATACTATACATGCTCTTTAAGTATTTTCTGTATAAACCCATGACAAAGTTTTTGAAGGACAGAAGCGAAAAGATAAAAAAGATGCAAGAAGATGCAAGATTAGATAGGGAAGAGGCAGAGAGGATAAAAAAAGAGCTGGAAAGCTCACTTAAGGAAACGAAGGAGAAGACCCAACAGCTCATTAAAGAGGCCCAGGATAGAGCAAACGGTGTCTATGATGAGATAGTGGCAAGGGCCAGGGAAGAGGCTTCCAACATAATAGAGGAAGGCCACAAGGAAGCGTTGGCAGATAGAGAGAGGATGATAAAAGAACTTAAGGCAGATATTATGGATATGGTGATAGATACAACATATAAGGTTATGGCGGTGAAGCTTAACGAGGAAGAGGATAAGAGACTTATTAGCAGTATGTTAGAAGAGGTTATGTCTAATGGTGGTAAATGA
- a CDS encoding F0F1 ATP synthase subunit delta: MVVNEWANGFLYHINDMDDKENIIDEVRSFTEVLKKSEGFVFLKDLSVHFNNKMNMLMGLRDDVDFRVLALIAALTKEGVIADIDDIIFEIQRGILREKGYTIVDITTSTHVDDEMEKKIIDFLHSMIGLNIKTYYHVDRSIVGGFIIEFDGKMIDISTRTRLSRLKQDVVGSVVKGAVRDDGGDRHTLRVYKSIDNRLTSFEDRIIEKKGKKVVRVISARPLDMNTKSFLKHRLEGFYNNEVFIRYAIDPSILGGIILQQDRDKMLDLSMRGKLDWFRNHIQEEVITLD; the protein is encoded by the coding sequence ATGGTGGTAAATGAGTGGGCTAATGGATTTTTGTACCATATAAATGATATGGATGATAAGGAAAACATAATCGATGAGGTAAGGTCCTTCACTGAGGTTTTGAAAAAAAGTGAAGGTTTTGTGTTTTTAAAGGATTTATCCGTACATTTTAATAATAAGATGAATATGTTAATGGGATTAAGAGACGATGTAGACTTCAGGGTATTAGCGTTAATAGCTGCGCTTACAAAAGAAGGGGTTATAGCAGATATAGATGACATCATTTTTGAAATTCAGCGGGGCATATTAAGAGAAAAGGGCTATACGATAGTGGATATAACTACTTCAACTCATGTAGATGATGAGATGGAAAAAAAAATAATTGATTTCCTCCATAGTATGATAGGTTTAAATATAAAGACTTACTATCATGTTGATAGGTCAATAGTTGGAGGTTTCATTATTGAATTTGATGGAAAAATGATAGACATAAGTACACGGACAAGATTATCAAGGTTAAAACAAGACGTTGTAGGCAGCGTGGTTAAGGGTGCTGTTAGAGATGATGGTGGTGATCGCCATACGCTCCGTGTGTATAAATCTATTGATAATAGGTTGACTTCATTTGAGGACAGGATAATAGAGAAAAAAGGGAAAAAAGTGGTAAGGGTTATTTCGGCCAGGCCACTGGATATGAATACAAAGAGTTTTTTAAAACATCGTCTTGAAGGGTTTTATAACAATGAGGTTTTTATCAGATATGCTATTGACCCGTCTATCTTAGGAGGAATAATTTTACAGCAAGACAGGGATAAGATGTTGGATTTAAGCATGCGAGGGAAGCTTGACTGGTTTAGGAATCATATACAAGAGGAAGTGATAACCCTTGATTGA
- the atpA gene encoding F0F1 ATP synthase subunit alpha, protein MIDAEKIKQILKEEITNFEYKPELEEIGRVISYTDGVAQIYGLDNCMNGELLNFGNGIYGMAMDLNVDSVGAVLLSNTPVSEGTIVRKTGRVVSVPVGDCLLGRVINPLGEALDGRGEIVSDRFRPIESPAPDIMDRQPVNTPLETGILTIDSLIPIGRGQRELIIGDRQTGKTAIAVDTILNQKDKGVYCVYVSIGQKASSVASIVNTFREFGAMDYTVVVSASASDSAAMQYIAPYAGCAIAEEWMYNGKDVLIVYDDLSKHAVAYRAISLLLRRPPGREAYPGDVFYLHSRLLERAAKLSDKLGGGSMTALPIVETLEGDVAAYIPTNVISITDGQIYLITDLFFKGIRPAVDVGLSVSRVGGAAQTKVMKKVVGSLRLSLAQYNEMQVFAQFGSELDKSTRELLDLGDRIMEVLKQDQYKPQSMFDEVVSIYAVTNGYFKNVDVEKVRNVKDGLLNHLHVNHKEIVDSIMDVKDLTDEIKAKLDNAIKEYINEE, encoded by the coding sequence TTGATTGATGCTGAAAAGATCAAGCAGATTTTAAAAGAAGAGATAACAAATTTTGAATACAAACCCGAACTTGAAGAGATTGGCAGAGTTATAAGCTATACCGACGGGGTAGCCCAGATATACGGTCTTGATAACTGTATGAATGGGGAACTCCTAAATTTCGGAAATGGAATATACGGTATGGCCATGGATCTAAACGTTGACAGTGTAGGTGCCGTGCTACTTAGTAATACACCTGTCTCAGAAGGGACAATAGTAAGAAAGACAGGTAGAGTGGTAAGTGTACCAGTAGGGGATTGTCTCTTAGGTAGGGTTATAAATCCATTAGGAGAAGCGTTAGATGGGAGAGGAGAAATTGTCTCTGATAGGTTTAGACCAATTGAAAGCCCTGCCCCTGATATAATGGATAGACAACCGGTTAACACTCCATTGGAAACTGGAATACTTACCATTGATTCTTTGATACCTATAGGGCGAGGACAACGTGAGCTTATTATTGGAGACAGGCAGACAGGTAAGACTGCCATAGCAGTAGACACTATACTAAATCAAAAGGACAAGGGCGTCTACTGTGTATATGTTTCCATTGGTCAAAAAGCCTCCTCTGTCGCTTCAATTGTCAATACATTTAGGGAGTTTGGCGCTATGGATTATACAGTAGTTGTATCTGCATCAGCGTCAGATTCTGCAGCTATGCAGTATATTGCTCCATATGCAGGGTGTGCCATTGCTGAGGAGTGGATGTATAATGGCAAGGATGTACTTATTGTCTATGATGATCTTTCTAAACACGCAGTAGCATACAGGGCTATTTCACTGCTTTTAAGGAGACCGCCTGGAAGAGAGGCATATCCAGGTGATGTGTTTTACCTGCACTCCAGACTTTTGGAAAGAGCGGCCAAGCTTTCTGACAAGTTGGGTGGAGGTTCCATGACAGCATTACCAATAGTAGAAACTTTAGAAGGTGACGTTGCAGCTTATATACCTACCAATGTGATATCCATAACTGATGGACAGATATACCTGATTACAGATTTATTCTTCAAGGGAATACGTCCTGCCGTGGATGTGGGACTTTCTGTATCCAGGGTTGGCGGCGCTGCACAAACAAAGGTAATGAAAAAAGTTGTAGGAAGCTTGAGATTAAGCCTTGCTCAGTACAATGAGATGCAGGTATTTGCACAGTTTGGATCAGAATTGGATAAGTCTACCCGCGAACTATTGGACCTTGGTGACAGGATCATGGAGGTATTAAAGCAAGATCAGTATAAACCTCAGAGTATGTTTGATGAGGTTGTATCCATATATGCAGTTACAAATGGATATTTCAAAAATGTAGATGTTGAAAAGGTCAGGAATGTTAAAGACGGTCTTTTGAATCATCTACATGTAAATCATAAGGAAATAGTAGACAGTATTATGGATGTAAAGGACCTCACCGATGAAATAAAGGCTAAACTTGACAATGCAATAAAAGAGTATATTAATGAGGAGTAA
- the atpG gene encoding ATP synthase F1 subunit gamma translates to MSERDIKRRIKSVSEVQKITRAMYLIASANTKKAKEKLNIAEPYFKSIQDTMKELLEHTDPEDISLVLGNEPKRRAGIVVITGDKGLCGDYNHNVIKLAEKTMDELRHSYLLVVGAMGREYFKKRGYAIDTSLLYTAQDPTYDSAVDIANIVLKFYSQGLLDEVFIVYTRYISSFKHEPTVLRVLPLDPESFGVKERKRSHIILKYEPSPQVIFHILAESYVKGVIYGALVESFASEQTARMTAMDSATKNAEELIDRFNRLYNKERQGKITREISEIISSSEVLR, encoded by the coding sequence ATGTCGGAGCGGGATATAAAAAGGCGTATTAAAAGTGTCAGTGAGGTCCAGAAAATAACAAGGGCAATGTATCTTATAGCCAGTGCTAATACCAAGAAGGCTAAAGAAAAATTAAATATTGCCGAACCTTATTTTAAAAGTATTCAGGACACAATGAAAGAGCTTTTAGAGCACACTGACCCAGAGGATATATCTCTTGTTTTGGGGAATGAGCCAAAAAGGAGAGCAGGTATTGTAGTCATTACAGGGGATAAGGGTCTGTGCGGTGACTATAACCACAATGTGATAAAGCTTGCTGAGAAGACTATGGATGAACTGAGACATTCTTATCTTCTTGTGGTTGGAGCTATGGGCAGAGAATACTTTAAAAAGAGAGGTTACGCAATTGATACCTCACTGCTGTATACAGCACAGGACCCAACATATGACAGCGCAGTTGATATAGCAAATATAGTATTAAAGTTTTACAGTCAAGGCCTCTTAGATGAGGTTTTTATTGTGTACACAAGATATATTTCATCATTCAAGCATGAACCGACTGTCTTAAGAGTTCTTCCACTAGATCCTGAATCTTTTGGAGTGAAGGAGAGGAAGCGGTCTCATATTATATTGAAATATGAACCTTCTCCTCAAGTAATATTCCATATACTTGCTGAATCATATGTTAAGGGTGTGATTTATGGGGCTCTTGTTGAATCCTTTGCTTCCGAACAAACAGCGAGAATGACGGCTATGGATAGTGCTACAAAAAATGCAGAGGAGTTGATTGATCGTTTTAATCGTCTCTATAATAAGGAGAGACAGGGGAAAATTACAAGAGAGATATCAGAGATTATATCTTCAAGTGAGGTTTTAAGATAA
- the atpD gene encoding F0F1 ATP synthase subunit beta: MVMANTGYIIAVRGPVVDVAFEGELPPVNNAMKVKDTEKHMVLEVMNHIGDNAVRCIALSPTEGLKRGMEVEDTGGPIKVPVGKGVLGRMFNVFGEPIDGKGPVENPKYYSIHRDSPTFQDQSPSQEVFETGIKVIDLLAPYIKGGKIGLFGGAGVGKTVLIMELIHNIAVQHGGYSVFTGVGERSREGNELWNEMNESGVISKTALVFGQMNEPPGARMRVALTGLTMAEYFRDEEHQDILLFIDNIFRFIQAGSEVSTLLGRIPSAVGYQPTLANELGALQERITSTKNGSITSVQAVYVPADDITDPAPATTFAHLDATTVLSRSIAEMGIYPAVDPLASTSKILDPRIVGEDHYRVARKVQEMLERYKELQDIIAILGMEELTEEDRLTVYRARKIQRFLSQPFFVAEQFTGMPGKYVPLKETIEGFKMIIEGGLDDVPEAAFFMVGNIGEVIEKAKKM; encoded by the coding sequence ATGGTTATGGCAAATACAGGTTATATAATTGCAGTGAGAGGACCGGTTGTAGATGTGGCGTTTGAAGGAGAGCTTCCACCAGTGAATAATGCAATGAAAGTAAAGGACACAGAGAAACATATGGTCCTGGAGGTCATGAACCATATAGGAGACAATGCAGTAAGATGTATTGCTCTTTCCCCTACGGAAGGACTAAAGAGGGGGATGGAGGTTGAGGACACAGGTGGGCCAATAAAAGTACCAGTTGGCAAGGGTGTTCTTGGCAGAATGTTTAACGTCTTTGGTGAACCTATTGATGGCAAGGGCCCGGTAGAAAATCCTAAATATTATTCAATACACAGGGACTCCCCTACATTTCAGGACCAGTCGCCATCGCAAGAGGTTTTTGAGACAGGTATAAAGGTAATAGATCTTTTGGCCCCTTATATTAAAGGTGGTAAGATTGGGCTTTTCGGAGGTGCAGGTGTTGGAAAGACTGTACTAATAATGGAGCTTATTCACAATATCGCTGTACAGCATGGTGGCTATTCTGTTTTTACAGGTGTTGGTGAAAGGTCCAGAGAAGGAAACGAACTGTGGAATGAAATGAATGAGTCTGGAGTAATCAGTAAAACTGCACTGGTATTTGGTCAGATGAATGAGCCGCCAGGAGCAAGGATGAGGGTTGCACTTACTGGCCTTACCATGGCTGAATATTTCAGGGATGAGGAGCATCAGGATATACTCCTCTTTATAGACAATATATTCAGGTTTATTCAGGCGGGTTCTGAGGTATCAACCCTTTTGGGGAGAATACCATCAGCAGTTGGTTATCAGCCAACCCTGGCCAATGAGTTAGGAGCACTACAGGAAAGGATTACATCGACAAAGAATGGATCTATCACCTCAGTACAGGCGGTCTATGTGCCTGCTGATGATATTACAGATCCTGCTCCTGCTACTACATTTGCGCATCTGGATGCTACAACAGTTCTCTCAAGAAGCATTGCAGAAATGGGAATTTATCCTGCAGTGGATCCATTAGCCTCAACCTCAAAGATACTGGATCCGAGAATTGTTGGAGAGGATCACTATAGGGTGGCTAGAAAGGTCCAAGAGATGCTGGAAAGATATAAAGAGCTGCAGGACATCATAGCAATTCTGGGTATGGAAGAGCTTACAGAGGAAGATAGGCTAACAGTATACAGGGCGAGAAAGATACAGAGATTTTTATCTCAGCCATTTTTTGTGGCTGAGCAGTTTACAGGGATGCCAGGAAAGTATGTTCCTTTAAAGGAGACAATTGAGGGATTTAAAATGATCATAGAGGGCGGCTTAGATGATGTCCCTGAGGCTG